In Coffea arabica cultivar ET-39 chromosome 9e, Coffea Arabica ET-39 HiFi, whole genome shotgun sequence, the genomic window aaatgcgcttcccttataagtTTTAggtgaaggcattatggacatcacttgccagtgaTTAGCGAAACTCCTAATAGAAAttcagcaagtgacgaaagccaggactttgagTTTTTTGTAACGAGGTCTGGTGGAGTGTTTTCaagaaagttgaggcttgaaagcaaagattttattttttttttcaaatgagaagtgcgaaataacctgagattgcatcattttgaaatcatctccaattttgaacgaaaaacttgaggaaaattttgccccagtttgattggattttctctctttgcatttttcattgcattttccttacctttgcattttttctttagaaaaactaaatttgccccagtgtggggttttcctctcttgttgttgttttttttttctttctcacaataaatttgccccagtgtggggtttgcaattctcaggggttgccaaacgaaaattattagtctgatagctcaaaagggacGACTAGGGATTGAATGTTTCaaatggaaaagaagatggcctgacttgcatttcatcatttgcaCGAATTTCTAAAAGAAGttttgcataatcaaatgaagaatttcttgcacatgtccgagttgattGGTTGAGGAAATGTTTGTCCAtcaatttctgccaaaataagTGCTCCACCAGGTAATACTTTTTGAACAATGAATGGCCCTTGCCAATtcggagcaaatttgcctttggcctcatcttgcattggcaaaatccGCTTCAGTACTTTGTCGCCTTCCTCAAATGTACGCAAATGGACATTCTTGTTGTAGGCCCGAGCCATGCGCTTTTGGTAACATTGGCCGTGACAAATGGCATTAAGCCGTTTTTCATCAATCAAAGATAGTTGTTCATGACGCTGTTTTATCCAATCAGCCTCTTCCAACTTGGTCTCCATTAGAATacgcaatgaagggatttcgacCTCGGCAGGCAGCACTGCTTCCATTCCATTCATGAGCGAGTAGGGCGTTGCCCCAGTTGATGTTCGGATAGAAGTCCGGTACGCCATTAGTGCATAAGGGAGTTTTCATGCCAGTCACGATGCTTTTCAGTCATCTTGCGGAtgatcttcttcaaattcttgtttgcggcctccacagctccattcatctgcgGTCTATAGATGACAGAGTTGCGATGTCTGATTTTGAATTGTTCGCATAACCTGTCCACCATATCATTGTtgagattcttggcattgtctgtAATCAATGTTTCCGGCACCCCAAATCTGCATATGATGTGATCTCTTAAGAAATTCGCCACCACCTTCTTTGTCACGTGCTTGAATGATTCCGCTTCGACCCATTTGGTGAAGTACTCAATTGcaaccaatataaatcgatgccCATTTGAAGCAGGCGGGtcaattgtaccaatcacgtccataccccacattgagcAGGGCCATGGAGCAATCATGCTATGTAACTCGGTAGGAGGAGCGCGTATGACGTCGCCATGCATTTGACATTTAATACATCTTCGGACAAAATCTATGCAATCACGTTCCATTGTAAGCCAAAAATACTCGGTTCTCATGATCTTCTTTGCCAACAAATGTCCATTCATGTGAGGCCCGCAAACACCACTATACACCTCTTTCATCATGtattgagcttcatcttcatcgaCACACTttaagaggttcaaatctgaggtcCTTTTGTATAATACctctccatttaagaaaaacttCGTGGCCATTCTACGCAGGAAACCCTTGTCATTT contains:
- the LOC140014619 gene encoding uncharacterized protein, which gives rise to MAYRTSIRTSTGATPYSLMNGMEAVLPAEVEIPSLRILMETKLEEADWIKQRHEQLSLIDEKRLNAICHGQCYQKRMARAYNKNVHLRTFEEGDKVLKRILPMQDEAKGKFAPNWQGPFIVQKVLPGGALILAEIDGQTFPQPINSDMCKKFFI